A genome region from Corvus hawaiiensis isolate bCorHaw1 chromosome 4, bCorHaw1.pri.cur, whole genome shotgun sequence includes the following:
- the LOC125325051 gene encoding C-type lectin domain family 2 member L-like isoform X2, with the protein MYGLFSNIWLWRAVAGVLTAAVILISCIQFVNSSLAKDSPECPPLDLCPTGWLYFQRKCYFLSENEAAWNFSQSHCSSHSASLLVIENHQELSFMMRITKQDPWIGLYKRNEEFFWVNGKALDNELFEVKGSGNCAYLESKGVSASGCYLTRKWVCSLNINSAQ; encoded by the exons ATGTATG gtcTGTTCTCAAACATCTGGCTGTGGCGAGCTGTCGCTGGAGTCCTTACAGCTGCAGTCATTTTGATTTCATGTATTCAGTTTG TAAACTCTTCTCTGGCCAAAGACTCTCCTGAGTGTCCTCCCCTGGACCTGTGTCCAACAGGCTGGCTGTACTTCCAGAGGAAGTGTTACTTCCTCTCAGAGAACGAAGCCGCCTGGAACTTCAGCCAGAGCCACTGCTCCTCCCACAGCGCTTCCCTCCTGGTCATCGAAAATCATCAGGAACTG AGCTTTATGATGAGAATAACAAAGCAAGACCCATGGATCGGACTCtataaaagaaatgaagagttCTTTTGGGTAAATGGAAAAGCATTAGACAATGAACT GTTTGAAGTAAAAGGCTCTGGAAACTGTGCCTATCTGGAGTCCAAAGGAGTCTCAGCCTCAGGATGTTACTTAACCAGGAAGTGGGTCTGTAGCTTGAATATCAACTCAGCGCAATAA
- the LOC125325051 gene encoding C-type lectin domain family 2 member L-like isoform X1 — MGSGGGERGGSAGRGTAHSRGLFSNIWLWRAVAGVLTAAVILISCIQFVNSSLAKDSPECPPLDLCPTGWLYFQRKCYFLSENEAAWNFSQSHCSSHSASLLVIENHQELSFMMRITKQDPWIGLYKRNEEFFWVNGKALDNELFEVKGSGNCAYLESKGVSASGCYLTRKWVCSLNINSAQ; from the exons atggggagcggcggcggcgagcGCGGGGGCTCCGCGGGGCGCGGCACCGCCCACAGCAGAG gtcTGTTCTCAAACATCTGGCTGTGGCGAGCTGTCGCTGGAGTCCTTACAGCTGCAGTCATTTTGATTTCATGTATTCAGTTTG TAAACTCTTCTCTGGCCAAAGACTCTCCTGAGTGTCCTCCCCTGGACCTGTGTCCAACAGGCTGGCTGTACTTCCAGAGGAAGTGTTACTTCCTCTCAGAGAACGAAGCCGCCTGGAACTTCAGCCAGAGCCACTGCTCCTCCCACAGCGCTTCCCTCCTGGTCATCGAAAATCATCAGGAACTG AGCTTTATGATGAGAATAACAAAGCAAGACCCATGGATCGGACTCtataaaagaaatgaagagttCTTTTGGGTAAATGGAAAAGCATTAGACAATGAACT GTTTGAAGTAAAAGGCTCTGGAAACTGTGCCTATCTGGAGTCCAAAGGAGTCTCAGCCTCAGGATGTTACTTAACCAGGAAGTGGGTCTGTAGCTTGAATATCAACTCAGCGCAATAA
- the LOC125325051 gene encoding uncharacterized protein LOC125325051 isoform X3 yields the protein MRGAAGTPLRSAGLSGGAGPGAHPVVWGAGDAGREPPRPWKPPVLAAERLPGDGTVLWSLSGHFVPATARTAGYKQGSGRAVCASKGLEGTGEQKETLKSCGCGIRLDVCQKFWAPELMAFLISFIHATFRHQVCSQTSGCGELSLESLQLQSF from the exons ATGCGGGGAGCAGCCGGGACTCCTCTCCGGAGCGCGGGGCTGAGCGGCGGTGCGGGCCCGGGAGCGCATCCCGTGGTATGGGGAGCCGGGGATGCCGGCCGGGAGCCGCCGCGCCCCTGGAAaccccctgtgctggcagcgGAGCGACTGCCAGGAGACGGGACTGTCCTCTGGAGCCTCTCGGGACACTTCGTGCCCGCTACCGCCCGAACAGCCGGATACAAACAGGGCAGTGGCAGGGCAGTGTGTGCTTCCAAAGGCCTGGAAGGGACAGGGGAACAAAAGGAGACtctgaaaagctgtggctgtgggATAAGGCTGGATGTTTGTCAGAAGTTTTGGGCTCCAGAGCTGATggcttttcttatttcttttatcCATGCCACGTTTAGGCACCAG gtcTGTTCTCAAACATCTGGCTGTGGCGAGCTGTCGCTGGAGTCCTTACAGCTGCAGTCATTTTGA